A section of the Bacteroidota bacterium genome encodes:
- a CDS encoding AbiV family abortive infection protein, translating into MAKKFSSLTKAECSEAYQQIFATAESEWQAALELAATGKYGNATSLMIISIEEYVKSLLIFFDSHGFHFRTTKGVSIFFKNHQIRYVIAFVMAVMNLFGEEMKRFLLRVKENPEEIRTLHSAFKEDDNYFEKKFGYYFRRKLVEIMREFRWFKGADLFRQEGFYCDYKDFLKTPLNVTEDEFKEVFKRLKKVRSIGKAIIAGFESDSSEIRDQLQKMKTEFRAKNHYLKITNGLKKLSESKQSPFEFIEAQIGKDM; encoded by the coding sequence ATGGCAAAGAAATTTTCATCCTTGACAAAAGCCGAGTGTTCTGAAGCTTACCAACAAATATTTGCCACCGCGGAATCAGAGTGGCAGGCGGCTCTCGAGCTCGCAGCTACAGGTAAGTATGGGAATGCTACATCGTTGATGATTATAAGTATCGAAGAATATGTTAAGTCTCTACTGATATTTTTCGACAGTCATGGTTTTCATTTTCGAACAACAAAAGGAGTCAGCATTTTTTTCAAGAACCATCAGATCCGTTATGTGATTGCTTTTGTAATGGCAGTCATGAATCTCTTTGGGGAAGAAATGAAGAGGTTTCTCCTTCGGGTAAAAGAGAATCCAGAGGAAATTAGGACGCTCCATTCAGCATTCAAGGAAGATGACAATTACTTTGAGAAGAAATTTGGCTATTATTTTCGGAGAAAGCTAGTGGAAATTATGAGAGAGTTCCGGTGGTTCAAAGGAGCTGATCTTTTCCGCCAGGAAGGATTTTATTGTGACTACAAGGATTTTCTGAAAACGCCTTTAAATGTAACTGAAGACGAGTTCAAAGAGGTTTTCAAACGATTGAAAAAAGTAAGATCTATAGGAAAAGCGATTATTGCGGGATTTGAATCTGACAGCAGTGAAATCAGGGACCAACTGCAAAAAATGAAAACAGAATTTCGAGCAAAAAATCACTATTTAAAAATTACCAACGGATTAAAAAAGTTGTCAGAAAGCAAGCAATCGCCGTTTGAGTTTATAGAAGCACAAATTGGAAAAGATATGTAA